One window from the genome of Corynebacterium sp. SCR221107 encodes:
- a CDS encoding DUF6912 family protein encodes MRVYLPATFSILRELNDTGVINARNGYGFAVTPALREWYTEGEEEDLAEIAFDDASLASLRLLGVGDEEAFPHRRVVVSVDVSDDVVTLAPDLGEAVVKLNPAQVPLDAVAAIHVDVEVSEEATAKAIEAIDAADLGDEDAELIVGDAVDNFMAWYDPTELPVLVQLL; translated from the coding sequence ATGCGCGTCTATCTCCCGGCGACTTTTTCCATTTTGCGTGAGCTCAACGACACGGGCGTGATTAATGCCCGTAACGGCTATGGCTTCGCGGTGACTCCGGCGCTTCGCGAGTGGTACACGGAAGGTGAGGAGGAGGACCTCGCCGAGATCGCCTTTGATGATGCGTCTTTGGCTTCCCTGCGCCTGCTTGGTGTGGGCGATGAGGAGGCCTTTCCGCACCGCCGGGTGGTTGTTTCAGTCGACGTATCCGATGACGTCGTGACCTTGGCTCCGGATCTCGGCGAGGCCGTGGTCAAGCTCAACCCGGCGCAGGTGCCGCTGGATGCCGTCGCGGCGATTCACGTGGATGTGGAGGTCAGCGAGGAAGCTACCGCCAAGGCCATCGAGGCCATCGATGCCGCCGACCTTGGTGATGAGGATGCGGAGCTTATCGTGGGTGACGCCGTCGACAACTTCATGGCGTGGTACGACCCCACCGAACTGCCGGTGCTGGTGCAGCTACTCTAA